From Bdellovibrio sp. KM01:
AAAAAACCGGTGCTGAAGAAAATCAGCTGTCCGAATGGGGCAAAAAATAAAGGCCCATCCTAGGCCCTTGAACTTCAGGTTAACGTGATCTGAGGTACGAGGGCACTTGTCTTTTAGCTGTCACTGAAAGAGGTTAGGGAACTAGTTCCGCTTCTTACGAGCCTGAGAACGATGCTCTTCGTGCCACGTTTTTCTTTGTGTGTGGTGATGCTCTTTTGCTTTTTCTGATTTTGGCAGATTCTGCAAAGAGGCTTTCAATTGTGAATGCAGTGGCATCAAGCTTACGCCAGACAACAAAAGATTGCGGTACTGTTTCGTGAAACTGTCTGGTTCTGGATTTTCTTCAAACAACAGGCGTTCAATTTCAGCGCGCGCAGTTTCGCCGTGCTCTTCAGAAATCATCTCGAGCTCTGTCATGATGTCGATGTCAGCCATCAAGGATGTCAATTCGCGCAACCATTTATAACGTTCAGCCGTTAGCAGAACATTGAACCATTCATTGGGTTGCGCCTCATAACCCACTTCGCTGTCGAATTGCTCTTTCAACGAATTCAAAACTTCTTTTTGCAAAGCCCAAAGAGCTTGGCGAACTAACATGGCATGGGAGTGATGTGATGATTTGGTCATGCGTTCACTCTACCGTATTGCACGGGCCATGTCACATCGACGCCCAGCTTTTTGGCAGCGTGTAACGGCCAATAAGGGTCACGGAGCATCTCCCGGGCCATTAAAATTAAGTCAGCCTTCCCGGATTGCAGAATTTCTTCGGCATTGTGAGGATCTGTAATCATTCCCACGGCCCCTGTGGCGATGTTGGCTCCATTGCGGACGCCCTCTGCAAAGGGAACCTGGTAACCGGGACCCACAGGAATTTGGGCTTTCGGAACACTGCCACCGGTCGAGCAGTCGATCAGATCCACGCCCTGTTTTTTAAGTTCCTTCGCAAAGGCAATGCTTTGTTCAAGATCCCAACCATTTTCCACCCAGTCTGTGGCAGAAATTCTGACAAATAAAGGAAGTTCTGCCGGCCATAATTTACGAACCGCTGCCGCGACTTCCAAAGGAAAGCGCATGCGATTTTCCAAACTGCCACCGTAATCGTCAGTGCGGTGATTGGATAGGGGAGATAAAAACTCGTGCATCAAATAACCATGGGCCATGTGCAGTTCGATTAATTGAAATCCGGCCTGCAAAGCCAAGTCTGCCGAGTGCACGAAGTCTTGAATCAATTGCTTAATTTCTGGGATGGTCAAGGCATGGGGAGTGTGCCAACCTTCGGCGAACGGGAGGGCGCTGGGGCCCATGGTGGTCCATGCCCCTTGTTCTGGAGTCAGAGGTTTGCCGCCTTTCCAGGCAAGATCGGTGGAAGATTTACGACCGGCGTGGGCTAGTTGTATTCCCGCCACAGTGCCTTGGTTTTTCATAAACTGAGCAATGGGTTTAAACTTTTCCAGCTGCTCCTCGTTCCAAAGGCCTAGACAGCCTGGAGAAATGCGACCGTCTGGACGAACCCCCGTTGCTTCTACGATAACCAGACCCGCTCCACCGACGGCACGAGAACCCAGGTGAACCATATGCCAGTCATTGGGCACGCCGTTTACGGCTGAATACATGCACATGGGAGAAACCGCGATGCGATTTTTAAGTTCAATTGAACGAAGTTTAAGCGGGCTAAAGAGTCGAGACTGATTCATTTCTTACCTCGGTTTGCAGCATCCCTTTTTTTCCAAAATCAGACAATAGACTTGGCAAAACGAAACGTGTCACCTAAACGCTATTGGACTTGGCGACAGTCTTTTTTCAGTGCTAACATTAACAATTGTTACCCCACAATGGGCTCTGGAGGAAGAATGAAATTAGGGAAGAATGTATTTACAGTTTTAGCTGCTGCTTTGATGGTTTTAACACTTTCAATGCCATTCGCTGCTGAAGCGAAAAAGAAAAGCGGCAAAAAAGCTAAAACAAGCCACTCACAAGTTTCTAAAAAGAAAAAAGGTGGCAAACACGCTAAGAAGGCAAAGAAGAAAAAGTCTGAATCTGCTGATATGTCAGCTCAGGCTCCTTCAGCACCGGCACCAGCAGCAGGCGATGCAGTGGGTGTAGTTGAACCGCCACCACTTTAGTATTTACTAACTCAAAGTCCTCCGCCGGGAGGGCTTTGAACTTTGAAGAGTGAACGTTTTGAAAGCAGTCTTGTTTAAACTTAGAAAAGTTCTTTTTAAAGCTGCTCTGCTTTTCGCTGTAACCAGTATTGGTTTGGTTCTTTTGTATCGTTTCGTTCCTGTTTATGTGACACCTTTGATGGTGATCCGTTCCGTTCAATCCGTATTTTCAGATAAATTCGTCGGCATCAATCATGACTGGGTCCCTTTGGAGCAAATTTCACCAGCCATGCAAAAAGCTGTGTTGAAAGCCGAAGACTATCGCTTCTTTGATCACAATGGTTTTGATTTTGATGCGATCGAAAAAGCCATGAAATATAACAAGACCCACAAACGCAGTCGCGGTGCGAGCACAATCTCACAGCAAACGGCAAAAAATGTTTTTCTGTGGCCGACCCGTGATTGGTTTCGTAAAGGACTGGAAGCTTACTTCACGGTGCTCATCGAGTTCACCTGGCCCAAAGAGCGCATCATGGAAGTTTATCTTAATGTGATCGAGATGGGTCCCGGCGTTTATGGTGTTGAAGCAGCTTCGCAAAAGTACTTTAAAAGAAGTGCCAAAAATATTTCTGCAACTCAGGCAAGTTTGATCGCTGCTGTTTTGCCGAATCCACGTCGTTTTCGCATTGATCGTCCCTCCAATTATGTTGTTCGTCGTCAGCAACGCATTCTGTATCGCGTGAGTCCACCTTTTCCTCGCGAAGAGCGCGCGTCCTTTTTGGATTTTCTGGATTTAAAGTTTGAATCCGACGAAGCTCAAGACTAACACTTCGGTAATTCACCCGTTGCGTAAATTCATTTCTGATACTTAATCTCTGCGATTTTTTCTTCACATATATTTTTGTTTACTCCGATTTTTCCGAATGAAAATGCTAAAAATCTGTTCTCATGATTGACCTCAGGGAGCAAACGGAACGTGTTCGGCGAGTGTTCATTACAAAAATATTCATATCCAATTCCATCAGCTCAGGGATACGAATTTATTCCAACACACAACTGCATTCTTGGGCTTACTCGAACGTTGGCACTTACGCCTGAGGGTGCGCAGACTATTTGGAGAAGAGAATATGAATACTAAACGCGTACTAATCGTGTTGGCATCGCTATTTCTAAGCTACGCCTCTCATGCAAATGAGTTCGATGAAGGATCGGGGGAGTTCGATGCTCCGGCAAGACCGGGATACAGTGAAGCGGATATTCAGAAGAAGATCGAGAACGAGATGGCCATCGCTTGTTCTGGGAATTTGTGCAAGGTCGTAGGCCAGGATAATCAAGGATCTGGTTGGACGGTTCAGTTTCAAGTCGGATACGGTAACAACAATAACAACGGTAACGGCGATACGATTTATATCGGCGGAAACAATAACAACGGCAATAACGATGCCTATGCCAGTGTGACCGTGACTTACAGAAATTTCAAATGTCATTCCAACTTGTTGGTGACACCCGCAGTTTATCGCTTTGTGAATACTTACCTTTACAACATGGTCAATTCAGACGGTTCTGTGAAGAGAAACTTCTCTCCTGCTGATCAAACGGTGATTTTGTTTTACACGACAATGTTGAACAAGGTCAGCGCGTGCGGCATGGGTGGCGTGGTTAATTAGGAGCTTTTATGAGCATCAGCGGATCTATTCGTGCATTGGTTGTATTGATGTCTGTCCTGAGCACCTATGGTGTTCAGGCGCAAGCGGCGGCTGCGACGACATCGGTGCCGAATCTTCAGTTAAATAATCTAAGAATCGCGAACAGAGCCCAATGCGCGGTGGATTCCGAGTTTCCGACCGATACGGCATTCATCGTGGTCGACGGCTATAATGCCGGGAAGCTTTCCTACTCCCTGGCCAAGAATATCGGAGGCGATGTCGCTCAAATGAGCACTGAAGGGATGCAGGATTTCCGTGTTGCCGTATCTTTGCTAACAAAGACAATTGCAAACAAACTTTTCACGGGTGCTTTACCCATGCTTCCGCTGAATCTGAAAACTTCCAAGCTAGCCAAATACAATGCGCTGGCAGCCAAGTGCGAAAAGAAAACGTACTGTCCTGAGTTGAATACTTACCTTGCAAAAATTTGGGATAATTCCGAGGGAGCAGGAGTTCCTTGGGCAAGTATTGATAACTTTAGTGCCTCGCAGTTTTTGAAAGCTAAGAAAGCCGACAGAATTGGTTGCTACTATATTAAAAAATTCTCTGGGCTTCAGGGGAATCTGCACACCACGGAATTGGATGCAGCCTCTTTGCAGGATATGGCTCAATCCTATTTAAAATCGGATAAAAACATCACGGCTTGCGAAGACCGGGATGCGACTCTGGATTCGCGCAATGCCATGATTCAGTTGAATCTAAAATTGGATGGCGCGGGCGACTTTAATTCCTATGGTTTTGATTTTTGGAACAGTTTGAAAATCTATCTTTCCTTTGCCTGGAGATATTCAAATCTTCCAGCGCAAGTCAGCCCACATATGGGCGAGCTTTTTAAATCTATCGCGCTCGAAGAGTCCATTATGTTGGTTCCAAACGGGTGTAAGAGCATTGAAAAGCCTGCTTGTGATGCGGAAACTTTGTCGTTGAACTCTATTCGGGAACTGGCGAAGCCAGGACAAAATCCCACCGATTCATTTAAAGAAAATCCAGACGGTCCGGATAAGGGGACCGTTAACAACGGAGCCCGATCTGTGAACGATGATTTTCTGGGAACTCGCGGTTACGAGGAAGCGTCGGACTGGGTGGAAAACTTCCGTAAAAATTTCGTGCAAAATCGTGGCTCGATGAAAAATCGTCTGCAAAGTGCCATACAATTCCTGAATGTTATTTCCGGAGCGATGACGGCAGAGGAATTAAATGAATTCGTAAAACCAATGGCCTTTGCTGGGAACTATACAGCGGCTCATCGTGATGAACTTTATTATATGTGTACCGAAGCTCGCTTGGCGGGTGATAAACGTCTGGATTTCATGCGCACGGGAATCGACCGCGTTAAGCAATTGTCCGTCATGCAGAAAGCTTTTGAAGGTTCGGCGAAATCCTTGGATCAGATGGCTCAGTATTTCGATGCGTCGGCAATCGGTTTGATTAGCTTCTGTGACACTCTGGAAAAGCAAAATATCTGGAATGTTGACGGCTATACCGTGAATAAGGCGGGATTTAACCGTTGGGCTAAAGAGATACTGAATATTCCCCGCGATAAAGACACTGTGACGACTGAGTTTCAACCTATGTCTTTTGGTGCTCCTTTATTAGTATGGGATAAAACCAAGCCTCTGAATTCTTCAAATGTGATTTGTCAGACGGGAATGGACTGTGCCCGCAAATTGACAAAAGCAATGGTGGACCTTTACGCGGTTTCAAAATATGCGGATGCGTTTTTACCGGTATCGTCGACTGTGGCTTCTCCCGATATCTTTAATCCCTATGCGGATCTGAAGGCTTGTAAAATCTATGATCCTTGGTTCCAAACTCGTCGAGCGAACAAACGTCTTTTTGCAGATTTAACTAGCACGGTGTTGTTTGGTTGGAATGCTTTACCTCTCTATATTGACGTGGACTTCACAGCTCCTAAAGTGACCAGCCTGCAGCAGTTGATTGAAAATGGGACCGTTAAATTTGACCCCGCGATTCAGAAATCCAAAATGCAGTATTCCGTATTGGCAGATTTCGGTCCGCTGGTGGGGGCGCCGTGTGCGGTTTCTATTGCTCCGAACAGTGCCAAGGCCTTTAACTTTTACGCTTTCAATGGAATCACATTGAATTATTGTAAATCACGGGCTGACGGAACGGCGATTGGTGGCGATAACGGTTCTGTTGATAATAAGGTGCCTAAGGCGCGATCTTACTGCGGTGGCTGCTCGATTAACTTTGTCGGTGTGACGTCGGGTGCTGCGATGGCGACGGCGAATGCCTTGCCGATCAATCCGATTAAATTGGGAATCTATTTTTTCCGCTCTATCCAGCGCTTTGTGGATGCTAAAAAAGACAAAGTGAATATTCCAATGTCTTCGGATGTGAATCTGCAAAAGGTTGCAGAGACTTATCAAAAGTATGGCGGATATATCCCTGAACACTGCGTGGAGCAGTTGGGTGCAGGGGTGGGTTGTTACCAAAATATCTGTATGGCTAAGGCAGTTGACGCCTTTGAGAAATACACTGGCAAAAAGGTGATTGACGTGAATACGTCAAACTCCGGGCCAACAAGTTCCTCCATCACTAAAACTATCTCTATTAAATCGGCACTTTGTGATGGCGAAGTTCTGATGAAGTTTAATTGCACAGACGACGGCAAAAAGTTTTCAACATATGAGCGCTTTGGTGGGTTGTATGGCCGCACCAAAGAGTGTCGTGATGCCATTGGGCAGAATTTTTGGGGGCACTAATGAAAGCAATCGTATTGGGACTTTTGTTGGTGGTGAGTTCGGTCAATGCCTGGGCTTTGAAAATCGAGTCAGAATATATTCAAACTATCACTGGGCAATATGTAAAGACCACGAAAGTGAGCTGTGACGAGTCTTCGGCAAATCACTGCACGCAAATCTGTAACAATCCCATTTTGTGTCAGCGCCGAGAGCCTTATTGCCGTAACTGTGCCGGAACATCGTCGCCACTTTTACGCCAGCTCTTTACGGAGTTGTCGCATTTGTACACGGTAAAGTCTCAGCTGACGGAGCTTTCGCCTTTGGTGAAATTTTTGGCTGAAGAAGACTATGTCCTTTTGGATTTAAACAGCGTGTTTAATTATTACACGCCGGTGGGCGGGGAGCCCTTTTTAAATGAACTGCGTAACTTCTGTGGGGATCGTGCGGATTCCGCGTTGTTGGCAGTTCGTTTAGATGAAGTTCATCAACCTGCTTCTTTGGATTTTATTTTATGTCCTGATGGTTCGGGGCAGACCTCTGCTTTTGAAGTGGCACCGAGAACTCCAGGAATTCAGCAGCAATTGAAAACAGAAATATTTTTTAATTTAAACTGAGTATTTCAGTTTATTACAACAACTCCCTTACAGGGGAAAAGGAGAACAACATGAAGCGTTTTGTAAAAGGTTTGGCTACAGCAGCCGTGACCTTCATGGCGATGCAAGCGAACGCCGTGCAAGTTACTTATACATTCAGAGTGAACAGCTCTGGTCCAAGCATTTATCCGTGTAACGCGGGTCTATTGACTGAGAATCCATACGAAGGTGACAAAGCAATTTGTTATACGGCGGATACTCATGAAGTCTGTAGCCCTGATTGCGTGGGTGTAGACTGTCAAGGTAAAGACAACGGCAAACCAGGTCCTGAATTGCCAGGTCCAAACCCACATCCACACTCTGCGGCGATGGAGTTGTTTGGAGGCGATCACCACCAACCACCAAGTCATCAACCACCGAGAAAAAATGCCTGCGAATGTACAACAGCGTACGGTCGTAAAAATGGTAACTATCTTCACGCGACTTACACTCCATGGGGTGAAAACAACGATCCACACAAAGACGTAATCTCTGGTCAGGGCAATCAGTTTGCTAAACTATTCAATGACGAAGTAACACCATACAAAAATGTATTGCAAACTTTGGCATTCAACCTTGGCAGCGAATTGTATACTGCTAAGTATTTCGTGGATATCTGCTACCGTGGTTCACAAATTGACTACGGCACGATCAACACGTCTTGGAATATCTTGGCTGAGACGGCAGTAACTGATTTTGGTTTCGCACCAGGTGGCCAAGGTTACAGCAAACTTTCAGATCTGGAAATGAAAGCTTACGTGATCTGTACAACCCAAAATAAGACTTGTGAACATGGCAATTGCAACGACTACGATACAGCTATCGATGGTGCGCAAGTGGCTCAGTTCAACAACTCTTTCTTGGACTACTTGGGTCAAGGTAAATTCAATTACTCTGACAAATCTAACTGGGTACCGGCAAAAGGTTCCTTCACACAGTTGATCGACAACAAGTATGAAGACCTTGGCAACCATGCAGCAGCTAAATTCTGTAAAATCCGCTACGTTTACTCCGAAACAAACGGTTTGGATAAAGACAAAGCTAAACACAGAAAGTGGCAAAAACATGGCGCAAATATTTGCACTCACACGAAAGTGGAAATGGCATCTATGGGCGAATGCACAAACTGTGGTGGCGGCCACAAGCACTAATTCGATAAATTAATAGGAGAGGAGACTCTATGTCTAAAGTTAATTTGAATGCAAATTCCGTTCTTAGAGGCGGCAGGCTCTGGTCTCTTCTTCTTGGTTCATTGTTGACCGCAAATGCATCATTAGTATCCGCAGCTTGTGTGGTTGATAACGACGAAAGAATCGAACTAAATATTTCCCCCGAGACTCAGTCTTGGGGGGATTATAACGGAAACCGCCTGATCACGGCTTCCCGAGTATATAAATGTGAACAGGATGTGGGCCGTTATTTAATGCTCTCCCTGGGCGCAACACAGTGGAGCGAATCCACGGATGTTAAAGACACCTATATGTTTGATACATACGAGCCCCCAAACTGTTCAATCAATAATTCAAAATCTTTTGCCGCTTACACACCAGAGCGT
This genomic window contains:
- a CDS encoding NADH:flavin oxidoreductase/NADH oxidase, which encodes MNQSRLFSPLKLRSIELKNRIAVSPMCMYSAVNGVPNDWHMVHLGSRAVGGAGLVIVEATGVRPDGRISPGCLGLWNEEQLEKFKPIAQFMKNQGTVAGIQLAHAGRKSSTDLAWKGGKPLTPEQGAWTTMGPSALPFAEGWHTPHALTIPEIKQLIQDFVHSADLALQAGFQLIELHMAHGYLMHEFLSPLSNHRTDDYGGSLENRMRFPLEVAAAVRKLWPAELPLFVRISATDWVENGWDLEQSIAFAKELKKQGVDLIDCSTGGSVPKAQIPVGPGYQVPFAEGVRNGANIATGAVGMITDPHNAEEILQSGKADLILMAREMLRDPYWPLHAAKKLGVDVTWPVQYGRVNA
- the mtgA gene encoding monofunctional biosynthetic peptidoglycan transglycosylase, which gives rise to MKAVLFKLRKVLFKAALLFAVTSIGLVLLYRFVPVYVTPLMVIRSVQSVFSDKFVGINHDWVPLEQISPAMQKAVLKAEDYRFFDHNGFDFDAIEKAMKYNKTHKRSRGASTISQQTAKNVFLWPTRDWFRKGLEAYFTVLIEFTWPKERIMEVYLNVIEMGPGVYGVEAASQKYFKRSAKNISATQASLIAAVLPNPRRFRIDRPSNYVVRRQQRILYRVSPPFPREERASFLDFLDLKFESDEAQD
- a CDS encoding protease; protein product: MNTKRVLIVLASLFLSYASHANEFDEGSGEFDAPARPGYSEADIQKKIENEMAIACSGNLCKVVGQDNQGSGWTVQFQVGYGNNNNNGNGDTIYIGGNNNNGNNDAYASVTVTYRNFKCHSNLLVTPAVYRFVNTYLYNMVNSDGSVKRNFSPADQTVILFYTTMLNKVSACGMGGVVN